In a single window of the Cucurbita pepo subsp. pepo cultivar mu-cu-16 chromosome LG18, ASM280686v2, whole genome shotgun sequence genome:
- the LOC111779776 gene encoding ruBisCO large subunit-binding protein subunit beta, chloroplastic-like has translation MASTFTAMSSVGTLAAPGSRVVDKKLLSSSDKLTSRTSISSFALPKRQSVVLRRNRSSKISAMAKELHFNQDGSAIKKLQNGVNKLADLVGVTLGPKGRNVVLESKYGSPKIVNDGVTVAKEVELEDPVENIGAKLVRQAAAKTNDLAGDGTTTSVVLAQGLIAEGVKVVAAGANPVLITRGIEKTAKALVSELKKMSKEVEDSELADVAAVSAGNNYEVGNMIAEAMSKVGRKGVVTLEEGRSADNSLYVVEGMQFDRGYISPYFVTDSEKMAVEFDNCKLLLVDKKITNARDLINILEEAIRGGYPVLIMAEDIEQEALATLVVNKLRGSLKIAALKAPGFGERKSQYLDDIAILTGATVIREEVGLSLDKAGKEVLGTASKVVLTKDTTTIVGDGSTQDAVSKRVAQIKTLIEAADQDYEKEKLNERIAKLSGGVAVIQVGAQTETELKEKKLRVEDALNATKAAVEEGIVVGGGCTLLRLASKVDAIKLSFENDEEKVGADIVKRALAYPLKLIAKNAGVNGSVVSEKVLSSDNFRYGYNAATGNYEDLMAAGIIDPTKVVRCCLEHAASVAKTFLMSDCVVVEIKEPEPVAAGNPMDNSGYGY, from the exons ATGGCTTCTACTTTCACAGCCATGTCTTCAGTTGGTACTCTTGCTGCACCTGGAAGCCGTGTTGTGGATAAAAAGCTTCTATCGTCTTCTGATAAGTTGACTTCTCGCACGTCCATTTCTTCATTTGCGCTCCCGAAAAGACAGAGCGTAGTTCTTAGAAGAAACCGTTCTTCCAAGATCTCTGCCATGGCGAAGGAGTTGCACTTCAACCAGGATGGTTCGGCTATTAAGAAATTACAG AATGGTGTGAACAAACTTGCAGACTTGGTCGGAGTTACTCTTGGTCCTAAAGGAAGAAATGTGGTTCTTGAGAGCAAGTATGGCTCCCCGAAAATTGTCAATGATGGTGTAACTGTTGCAAAAGAG GTTGAGTTGGAGGATCCAGTTGAGAACATTGGTGCTAAGCTAGTCAGACAAGCTGCTGCGAAGACCAACGACTTAGCTGGAGATGGAACGACAACTTCAGTTGTTTTGGCTCAGGGTCTTATTGCTGAAGGTGTCAAG GTCGTGGCAGCTGGAGCAAACCCTGTTCTTATCACAAGAGGCATTGAAAAAACGGCCAAAGCGCTGGTCTCTGAACTCAAAAAAATGTCGAAAGAG GTTGAAGACAGCGAATTGGCCGATGTGGCTGCAGTTAGTGCTGGAAATAACTACGAAGTGGGTAACATGATAGCTGAAGCCATGAGCAAGGTAGGACGAAAGGGTGTGGTGACTCTTGAAGAGGGAAGGAGTGCCGATAACAGTCTCTATGTCGTCGAAGGAATGCAGTTTGACAGGGGTTATATCTCTCCTTATTTTGTCACCGATAGCGAGAAAATGGCCGTGGAATTCGATAATTGCAAG CTGCTTCTTGTTGACAAAAAGATCACTAATGCAAGGGATCTTATTAACATACTGGAAGAGGCCATCAGAGGTGGCTATCCCGTTTTGATAATGGCCGAGGATATCGAGCAAGAAGCTCTGGCAACTCTTGTAGTAAACAAACTGAGAGGATCTTTGAAGATCGCTGCACTTAAAGCTCCAGGGTTTGGCGAGCGCAAGAGCCAGTACCTTGACGACATTGCTATTCTTACTGGAG CCACGGTTATCAGAGAGGAGGTCGGGCTTTCCTTAGACAAAGCTGGAAAGGAGGTACTTGGAACTGCATCCAAGGTCGTGCTTACCAAAGATACCACGACAATTGTTGGCGACGGTAGCACCCAAGACGCAGTTTCTAAGCGTGTTGCACAGATTAAAACTCTGATTGAG GCTGCAGACCAGGACTACGAGAAAGAGAAACTTAACGAGAGAATTGCCAAACTTTCTGGTGGTGTAGCAGTTATACAG GTTGGAGCACAAACCGAGACCGAACTCAAGGAAAAGAAACTGAGAGTTGAAGACGCTCTTAACGCTACGAAG GCAGCTGTTGAGGAAGGTATTGTTGTTGGCGGTGGTTGCACCCTCCTTAGACTCGCATCGAAGGTCGACGCGATCAAGTTATCCtttgaaaatgatgaagaGAAG GTCGGAGCCGACATTGTCAAGAGAGCATTAGCTTATCCCCTCAAGCTGATAGCGAAGAACGCCGGTGTCAACGGTAGCGTTGTTAGCGAGAAG GTGTTGTCCAGTGACAACTTTAGATATGGATACAATGCAGCAACTGGGAATTATGAAGACCTTATGGCTGCTGGAATCATCGATCCAACCAAG GTGGTTAGATGCTGCTTAGAACATGCAGCTTCAGTGGCGAAGACATTCTTGATGTCGGACTGTGTGGTGGTGGAGATCAAGGAGCCTGAGCCAGTTGCTGCCGGCAATCCCATGGACAATTCAGGGTATGGGTACTGA
- the LOC111779617 gene encoding probable serine/threonine-protein kinase PBL16 isoform X2 produces MGNCWYRWVPTVNRVSSNAKSESPKVDITSPYQRNNEHNLPSNPKEVEDLRRDSATNPLIAFTFDELKLITENFRQDRVLGGGGFGSVYKGFITEDLREGIVPLPVAVKVHDGFNSYQGHREWLAEVIFLGQLSHPNLVKLIGYCCEDEHRVLIYEYMARGSVENNLFSRVLLPLPWSIRMKIAFGAAKGLAFLHDAEKPVIYRDFKTSNILLDSDYNPKLSDFGLAKDGPVGDKSHVSTRIMGTYGYAAPEYILTGHLTPRSDVYSYGVVLLELLTGRKSLDKLRPAREQNLTDWALPLLKEKKKLMTIVDPRLGGEYPVKGFQKAAMLAYHCLNKNPKARPLMRDIVDSLEPLQEVSDEAVISSETTSLPVANETT; encoded by the exons ATGGGGAACTGCTGGTATCGATGGGTACCCACGGTTAATAGGGTCTCGTCTAATGCTAAATCAG AGTCTCCAAAAGTTGATATCACATCACCTTATCAAAGGAACAATGAACACAATTTGCCTTCTAACCCGAAAGAAGTAGAAGATTTACGTCGTGACTCGGCCACTAATCCGCTCATTGCATTTACCTTCGACGAGCTGAAGTTAATCACCGAAAATTTTCGACAGGACCGTGTGCTGGGCGGAGGCGGGTTCGGAAGTGTTTATAAAGGGTTCATTACTGAGGATTTGAGAGAAGGAATTGTTCCACTTCCAGTGGCTGTTAAGGTTCATGATGGGTTTAATAGCTATCAAGGCCACAGGGAATGGCTG GCAGAAGTCATATTTCTGGGGCAGCTTTCTCATCCAAATTTGGTTAAGTTGATCGGATATTGCTGCGAAGACGAGCATCGAGTACTTATTTACGAGTACATGGCTCGGGGGAGCGTCGAAAACAATTTGTTTTCAA GAGTGTTGCTTCCTTTGCCTTGGTCCATTAGAATGAAGATTGCCTTTGGTGCTGCAAAAGGACTAGCGTTTCTTCACGACGCAGAAAAGCCTGTTATCTATCGTGATTTTAAGACGTCGAATATTCTGCTTGATTCG GACTATAATCCGAAGCTTTCGGACTTTGGTCTCGCAAAAGATGGACCAGTGGGCGACAAATCTCATGTCTCTACTCGTATAATGGGAACGTATGGATATGCTGCACCGGAATACATATTGACAG GACACTTGACCCCTCGAAGCGATGTTTATAGCTATGGAGTTGTTCTTCTCGAACTACTCACGGGAAGAAAGTCACTGGACAAACTACGACCAGCTCGAGAGCAAAACCTTACAGATTGGGCTCTTCCTCTcctaaaagagaagaaaaagctGATGACCATCGTCGATCCGAGACTCGGAGGAGAATATCCCGTCAAAGGATTTCAGAAGGCAGCAATGCTGGCTTACCATTGCCTGAACAAGAACCCGAAAGCAAGGCCGTTGATGCGAGACATCGTCGACTCGTTGGAGCCGTTACAGGAAGTAAGTGATGAGGCCGTAATATCATCTGAAACAACCTCCTTACCTGTTGCCAATGAGACTACTTGA
- the LOC111779617 gene encoding probable serine/threonine-protein kinase PBL16 isoform X1, producing the protein MGNCWYRWVPTVNRVSSNAKSESPKVDITSPYQRNNEHNLPSNPKEVEDLRRDSATNPLIAFTFDELKLITENFRQDRVLGGGGFGSVYKGFITEDLREGIVPLPVAVKVHDGFNSYQGHREWLAEVIFLGQLSHPNLVKLIGYCCEDEHRVLIYEYMARGSVENNLFSSKQPRVLLPLPWSIRMKIAFGAAKGLAFLHDAEKPVIYRDFKTSNILLDSDYNPKLSDFGLAKDGPVGDKSHVSTRIMGTYGYAAPEYILTGHLTPRSDVYSYGVVLLELLTGRKSLDKLRPAREQNLTDWALPLLKEKKKLMTIVDPRLGGEYPVKGFQKAAMLAYHCLNKNPKARPLMRDIVDSLEPLQEVSDEAVISSETTSLPVANETT; encoded by the exons ATGGGGAACTGCTGGTATCGATGGGTACCCACGGTTAATAGGGTCTCGTCTAATGCTAAATCAG AGTCTCCAAAAGTTGATATCACATCACCTTATCAAAGGAACAATGAACACAATTTGCCTTCTAACCCGAAAGAAGTAGAAGATTTACGTCGTGACTCGGCCACTAATCCGCTCATTGCATTTACCTTCGACGAGCTGAAGTTAATCACCGAAAATTTTCGACAGGACCGTGTGCTGGGCGGAGGCGGGTTCGGAAGTGTTTATAAAGGGTTCATTACTGAGGATTTGAGAGAAGGAATTGTTCCACTTCCAGTGGCTGTTAAGGTTCATGATGGGTTTAATAGCTATCAAGGCCACAGGGAATGGCTG GCAGAAGTCATATTTCTGGGGCAGCTTTCTCATCCAAATTTGGTTAAGTTGATCGGATATTGCTGCGAAGACGAGCATCGAGTACTTATTTACGAGTACATGGCTCGGGGGAGCGTCGAAAACAATTTGTTTTCAAGTAAGCAGCCAA GAGTGTTGCTTCCTTTGCCTTGGTCCATTAGAATGAAGATTGCCTTTGGTGCTGCAAAAGGACTAGCGTTTCTTCACGACGCAGAAAAGCCTGTTATCTATCGTGATTTTAAGACGTCGAATATTCTGCTTGATTCG GACTATAATCCGAAGCTTTCGGACTTTGGTCTCGCAAAAGATGGACCAGTGGGCGACAAATCTCATGTCTCTACTCGTATAATGGGAACGTATGGATATGCTGCACCGGAATACATATTGACAG GACACTTGACCCCTCGAAGCGATGTTTATAGCTATGGAGTTGTTCTTCTCGAACTACTCACGGGAAGAAAGTCACTGGACAAACTACGACCAGCTCGAGAGCAAAACCTTACAGATTGGGCTCTTCCTCTcctaaaagagaagaaaaagctGATGACCATCGTCGATCCGAGACTCGGAGGAGAATATCCCGTCAAAGGATTTCAGAAGGCAGCAATGCTGGCTTACCATTGCCTGAACAAGAACCCGAAAGCAAGGCCGTTGATGCGAGACATCGTCGACTCGTTGGAGCCGTTACAGGAAGTAAGTGATGAGGCCGTAATATCATCTGAAACAACCTCCTTACCTGTTGCCAATGAGACTACTTGA
- the LOC111779643 gene encoding uncharacterized protein LOC111779643 yields MATVASPPSTDPADLLQKLSLDAQAKPVEIPEPTKKQSANQYGSIDSGNSAISQIPNERSVTPFLQDFMDPSMCYLPNGYPSYYYGGFDGTGNDWDDYSRYTNSDGVEMTSGVYGDNGSLMYHHGYGYGPYGPYSPAASPVPSMGNDGQLYGPQHYQYPPYFQPLTPTSGPYNPSPTVPPTQGDISTSAATEQKPVPVETANPNGNSLTNGGGTKGNNVAAPLKSTYQNSTFGSNAYARSAMPGHIPTSGYQDPRYGFDGLRSPFPWSDGPLYSDGQSRLVNNSNITSSISNANNIPSSRNPSFRPGSHYVGYPDPRPMSGMNTTQGYLNRMYPNKLYGQFGNTVRSGVGFASHGYDSRSNGRVWLAVDNKYKPRGRNGGYYGYGNENMDGLNELNRGPRAKGSKNQKGFVPVLAVKGQLLPPMNATEEEEKDKVSTPDRDQYNKTDFPEEYVEAKFFVIKSYSEDDVHKSIKYNVWASTPNGNKKLDAAYQEAQEKAGGCPVFLFFSVNTSGQFVGLAEMVGPVDFQKNLEYWQQDKWNGCFPVKWHIVKDVPNSLLKHIILENNENKPVTNSRDTQEIKLEPGLKMVKIFKEHASKTCILDDFGFYETRQKTIQEKKAKQQQFKKQVWEGKPIDEKKEVSDVVVDVKTPKPVEASDDLVKEETKISENGSVTTTTKPVTTTTTTTASEKRSGVANGY; encoded by the exons ATGGCTACCGTTGCTTCACCTCCTTCTACGGATC CTGCAGATTTGCTGCAGAAGTTATCATTGGATGCTCAGGCCAAGCCTGTTGAGATTCCAGAGCCAACGAAAAAG CAATCCGCTAATCAATATGGCTCCATTGATTCTGGCAATTCTGCTATTAGTCAGATTCCAAATGAACGGTCTGTGACTCCATTTTTACAGGACTTCATGGATCCAAGCATGTGCTATCTTCCTAATGGATATCCATCTTATTACTATGGAG GTTTTGATGGGACTGGTAATGACTGGGATGATTATTCAAGATATACGAATTCAGATGGGGTTGAAATGACTTCT GGAGTTTATGGGGATAATGGATCTCTTATGTATCACCACGGGTATGGATATGGACCCTACGGTCCTTATTCACCTGCGGCGTCTCCGGTTCCCTCTATGGGGAACGACGGTCAGCTGTATGGACCTCAGCACTATCAATATCCTCCATATTTTCAGCCTCTTACTCCAACCAGTGGGCCTTATAATCCTAGTCCTACAGTTCCTCCAACCCAGGGAGACATTTCTACCTCTGCAGCCACTGAGCAGAAGCCGGTTCCAGTTGAAACGGCTAATCCGAATGGTAATAGCTTGACAAATGGTGGGGGAACAAAGGGAAACAATGTTGCAGCTCCCTTAAAATCTACTTATCAAAATTCAACATTTGGTTCGAATGCGTATGCAAGGAGTGCTATGCCAGGACATATTCCTACTTCGGGTTATCAGGATCCCAGATATGGTTTTGACGGGTTGAGGTCTCCTTTCCCATGGTCGGACGGTCCACTGTACTCAGATGGACAGTCCAGGCTTGTCAACAACTCTAATATCACCTCTTCTATCTCAAATGCGAACAACATACCGTCTTCAAGGAATCCAAGTTTCCGTCCTGGCTCTCACTATGTA gGTTATCCTGATCCTAGACCCATGTCAGGAATGAATACCACCCAGGGTTACTTGAATAGGATGTACCCGAATAAGTTGTACGGTCAATTTGGAAACACGGTCAGATCTGGTGTTGGGTTCGCCTCACATGGTTATGATTCTCGATCTAATGGACGTGTGTGGCTTGCAGTGGATAACAAATACAAGCCCAGGGGACGAAATGGTGGTTATTATGGATATGGAAATGAGAACATGGATGGTTTGAATGAGCTGAATAGGGGACCCAGAGCCAAGGGTAGCAAGAACCAGAAGGGATTCGTGCCTGTTCTAGCGGTGAAGGGACAGCTTTTACCGCCTATGAATGCTacagaagaggaagaaaaagataagGTGTCGACTCCAGACCGAGACCAATACAACAAAACAGATTTTCCCGAGGAATATGTTGAGGCCAAATTCTTTGTTATTAAGTCGTACAGCGAAGATGACGTGCATAAAAGCATCAAGTATAATGTTTGGGCTAGCACACCTAATGGAAACAAGAAACTCGATGCTGCTTACCAGGAAGCTCAAGAGAAGGCTGGCGGTTGCCccgtttttcttttcttttcg GTCAATACCAGTGGGCAATTTGTTGGCCTTGCTGAGATGGTAGGACCGGTGGACTTTCAGAAGAACTTGGAGTACTGGCAACAAGACAAATGGAACGGCTGCTTCCCTGTTAAGTGGCATATAGTGAAGGATGTTCCCAACAGTCTATTAAAACACATTATTCTTGAGAACAATGAGAACAAGCCTGTTACCAACAGCAGAGACACACAGGAG ATCAAGCTGGAGCCTGGACTTAAGATGGTAAAAATCTTCAAGGAGCACGCTAGCAAAACATGTATTTTGGACGATTTCGGTTTCTACGAAACCCGACAAAAGACAATCCAAGAGAAGAAAGCCAAGCAACAGCAGTTCAAGAAACAG GTTTGGGAAGGGAAGCCTATCGATGAGAAGAAGGAAGTTTCCGACGTAGTAGTGGACGTGAAAACACCAAAGCCAGTTGAAGCCTCAGACGATTTAGTAAAGGAGGAGACAAAGATCTCTGAGAATGGATCAGTTACAACGACAACAAAACCAGTGACgacgacaacaacaacaacagcatCAGAGAAGAGAAGTGGTGTAGCAAATGGATACTAA
- the LOC111779935 gene encoding 2-oxoisovalerate dehydrogenase subunit beta 1, mitochondrial isoform X1, with amino-acid sequence MVSILRRSPKLLNSICRRRFSASSDGNLTSHGGKSMNLYSAINQALHIALETDPRSYVFGEDVGFGGVFRCTTGLADRYGKDRVFNTPLCEQGIVGFGIGLAAMGNRAIAEIQFADYIYPAFDQIVNEAAKFRYRSGNQFNCGGLTIRAPYGAVGHGGHYHSQSPEAFFCHVPGIKVVIPRSPYQAKGLLLSCIRDQNPVVFFEPKWLYRLAVEEVPEHDFMLPLSEAEVIREGSDITLVGWGAQLSVMEQACIDAEKDGISCELIDLRTLIPWDKETVEASVKKTGRLLISHEAPVTGGFGAEISASIVERCFLRLEAPVSRVCGLDTPFPLVFEPFYMPTKNKILDAIKATVKY; translated from the exons ATGGTATCGATTTTGAGGAGATCGCCGAAACTGTTGAACTCCATTTGTAGGAGGCGATTTTCTGCTTCCTCTGATGGAAATCTTACGAGTCATGGAGGAAAATCTATGAATCTGTATTCTGCTATCAATCAAGCGCTTCATATTGCCCTTGAAACTGATCCTCG TTcttatgtgtttggagaagacgTGGGCTTCGGTGGGGTCTTCCGTTGCACAACTGGATTGGCGGATCGATATGGAAAAGACCGAGTTTTCAATACCCCTCTTTGTGAGCAG GGAATTGTTGGCTTTGGCATTGGTCTTGCAGCAATG GGAAATAGGGCCATAGCAGAAATTCAGTTTGCGGATTACATTTATCCAGCTTTTGATCAG ATAGTTAATGAAGCTGCAAAGTTCAGATATCGTAGCGGAAATCAGTTCAATTGTGGTG GTTTAACAATTAGAGCCCCATATGGAGCTGTTGGTCATGGTGGTCATTATCACTCACAATCACCTGAAGCTTTCTTCTGTCATGTTCCTGGTATCAAA GTTGTCATCCCTCGAAGTCCATACCAAGCCAAGGGATTGCTACTTTCATGCATCCGTGATCAAAACCCTGTTGTATTTTTTGAGCCCAAG TGGCTTTACCGTTTGGCTGTTGAAGAAGTTCCTGAGCATGACTTCATGTTGCCTCTATCAGAAGCAGAG GTGATCCGAGAAGGCAGTGATATTACATTGGTTGGTTGGGGAGCGCAGCTTTCTGTTATGGAACAGGCCTGTATTGATGCTGAAAAA GATGGAATCTCCTGTGAACTGATTGACCTGagaactctaataccatgggATAAGGAAACGGTGGAGGCCTCAGTTAAGAAGACTGGGAGACTTCTT ATTAGCCATGAAGCTCCGGTTACCGGAGGCTTTGGTGCTGAAATATCCGCTTCCATTGTTGAACGCTGCTTCTTACGG TTGGAGGCCCCTGTTTCCAGAGTTTGTGGATTGGACACTCCATTCCCTCTTGTGTTTGAACCTTTCTACATGCCTACTAAGAACAAA ATATTGGACGCCATCAAAGCAACTGTAAAGTATTAG
- the LOC111779935 gene encoding 2-oxoisovalerate dehydrogenase subunit beta 1, mitochondrial isoform X2 produces the protein MCLEKTWASVGSSVAQLDWRIDMEKTEFSIPLFVSRELLALALVLQQWAIAEIQFADYIYPAFDQIVNEAAKFRYRSGNQFNCGGLTIRAPYGAVGHGGHYHSQSPEAFFCHVPGIKVVIPRSPYQAKGLLLSCIRDQNPVVFFEPKWLYRLAVEEVPEHDFMLPLSEAEVIREGSDITLVGWGAQLSVMEQACIDAEKDGISCELIDLRTLIPWDKETVEASVKKTGRLLISHEAPVTGGFGAEISASIVERCFLRLEAPVSRVCGLDTPFPLVFEPFYMPTKNKILDAIKATVKY, from the exons atgtgtttggagaagacgTGGGCTTCGGTGGGGTCTTCCGTTGCACAACTGGATTGGCGGATCGATATGGAAAAGACCGAGTTTTCAATACCCCTCTTTGTGAGCAG GGAATTGTTGGCTTTGGCATTGGTCTTGCAGCAATG GGCCATAGCAGAAATTCAGTTTGCGGATTACATTTATCCAGCTTTTGATCAG ATAGTTAATGAAGCTGCAAAGTTCAGATATCGTAGCGGAAATCAGTTCAATTGTGGTG GTTTAACAATTAGAGCCCCATATGGAGCTGTTGGTCATGGTGGTCATTATCACTCACAATCACCTGAAGCTTTCTTCTGTCATGTTCCTGGTATCAAA GTTGTCATCCCTCGAAGTCCATACCAAGCCAAGGGATTGCTACTTTCATGCATCCGTGATCAAAACCCTGTTGTATTTTTTGAGCCCAAG TGGCTTTACCGTTTGGCTGTTGAAGAAGTTCCTGAGCATGACTTCATGTTGCCTCTATCAGAAGCAGAG GTGATCCGAGAAGGCAGTGATATTACATTGGTTGGTTGGGGAGCGCAGCTTTCTGTTATGGAACAGGCCTGTATTGATGCTGAAAAA GATGGAATCTCCTGTGAACTGATTGACCTGagaactctaataccatgggATAAGGAAACGGTGGAGGCCTCAGTTAAGAAGACTGGGAGACTTCTT ATTAGCCATGAAGCTCCGGTTACCGGAGGCTTTGGTGCTGAAATATCCGCTTCCATTGTTGAACGCTGCTTCTTACGG TTGGAGGCCCCTGTTTCCAGAGTTTGTGGATTGGACACTCCATTCCCTCTTGTGTTTGAACCTTTCTACATGCCTACTAAGAACAAA ATATTGGACGCCATCAAAGCAACTGTAAAGTATTAG
- the LOC111779936 gene encoding TATA-box-binding protein, whose product MADQGLEGAQPVDLKKHPSGIVPTLQNIVSTVNLDCKLDLKAIALQARNAEYNPKRFAAVIMRIREPKTTALIFASGKMVCTGAKSEQQSKLAARKYARIIQKLGFPAKFKDFKIQNIVGSCDVKFPIRLEGLAYSHGAFSSYEPELFPGLIYRMKQPKIVLLIFVSGKIVLTGAKVREETYTAFENIYPVLTEFRKNQQ is encoded by the exons atggcAGATCAAGGCTTGGAAGGAGCCCAACCCGTTGATCTTAAAAAGCATCCTTCTGGGATTGTACCTACTCTTCA GAACATTGTGTCAACAGTCAATCTGGACTGCAAGTTGGATCTGAAGGCCATTGCTCTGCAAGCTCGCAATGCTGAATACAATCCCAAG CGTTTTGCTGCTGTTATCATGAGAATAAGGGAGCCAAAAACCACAGCACTGATATTTGCATCTGGAAAGATG GTCTGTACTGGAGCTAAGAGCGAACAACAATCAAAATTAGCTGCAAGAAAG TACGCCCGTATAATCCAAAAACTTGGATTTCCTGCCAAGTTTAAG GATTTTAAGATTCAGAATATTGTTGGCTCATGTGATGTTAAGTTCCCCATAAGACTCGAGGGTCTTGCATATTCACACGGTGCCTTTTCAAGT TACGAACCAGAGTTATTTCCTGGATTGATTTATCGGATGAAACAACCAAAGATTGTGCTTCTCATTTTCGTTTCTGGAAAAATAGTTCTCACTGGGGCTAAG GTGAGAGAGGAGACATACACAGCATTTGAGAACATATACCCAGTGCTTACAGAGTTCAGGAAAAACCAGCAATG